One window of Methanobacterium alkalithermotolerans genomic DNA carries:
- a CDS encoding class III signal peptide-containing protein, with protein MLFIIDEKGQGSAELILIFGGMIVIVIVAAIYYQNYLTGLGDEIIKTDVENVTNQINNLTKKF; from the coding sequence ATGCTATTCATTATAGATGAAAAAGGTCAAGGGTCTGCAGAACTTATCCTTATTTTTGGAGGGATGATAGTAATAGTGATTGTGGCTGCAATTTATTATCAGAACTATCTAACTGGATTAGGTGATGAGATTATAAAAACTGATGTGGAAAATGTCACCAATCAAATTAATAACCTGACAAAAAAATTTTAA
- a CDS encoding type II secretion system F family protein: MAAIPKILSPVSGAIDSIIPEKFMVRIQEILIRTGMYVKASDVITLALIASFGISILAVLVSALVGVNALIAGIIGFFIPPAIMGGYIFYMMEKRVDAIEQNTPDFLRQIASLLRAGVGVETALEDVSKHGSGPLTDELKRAVIEIKIGRTFDDAILSMGERLQSKNLDRTFRMILEGRRAGGSLSDIIETVAEDLRAVLALKRERKANVMMSVMFLIIAAIVAAPFALGMIGVYANFMESVGKENPLAGAATMAAGGYIIIHSIIAGLLIGIIMYGSAKKGVKFAIPLAIVAYAIFYIIGTFGILLVGF; this comes from the coding sequence GTGGCTGCAATCCCTAAAATATTATCTCCGGTTTCCGGTGCAATAGACAGTATAATTCCAGAAAAATTCATGGTAAGGATTCAAGAAATTTTAATCAGAACCGGAATGTATGTAAAAGCTTCTGATGTCATTACTCTAGCTTTAATTGCCAGCTTTGGAATTAGCATCCTTGCTGTACTTGTTTCAGCATTGGTGGGTGTAAATGCTCTAATTGCAGGAATAATTGGATTTTTTATTCCTCCAGCCATTATGGGGGGCTATATTTTTTATATGATGGAAAAAAGGGTAGATGCTATTGAACAGAATACTCCTGACTTTTTGAGGCAAATTGCTTCCCTTTTAAGGGCAGGTGTTGGAGTAGAAACGGCTCTGGAGGATGTTTCTAAACACGGCAGTGGGCCACTTACTGATGAATTAAAAAGGGCAGTAATTGAAATAAAAATCGGAAGAACTTTTGATGATGCTATTCTATCCATGGGTGAACGATTACAATCTAAAAATCTGGATAGGACTTTTAGAATGATACTGGAAGGTAGAAGAGCAGGGGGAAGTCTTTCAGATATTATTGAAACTGTGGCGGAAGATTTGAGAGCAGTATTGGCATTAAAACGTGAAAGAAAAGCTAATGTGATGATGTCTGTGATGTTTTTAATTATAGCTGCAATTGTAGCTGCACCATTTGCTCTGGGAATGATTGGAGTTTATGCTAACTTTATGGAGTCTGTTGGTAAAGAAAACCCCTTAGCTGGTGCAGCCACCATGGCAGCGGGAGGATACATTATTATTCACTCCATTATAGCCGGACTCTTAATTGGAATTATTATGTATGGAAGTGCAAAAAAAGGAGTTAAATTTGCCATACCTCTGGCTATTGTAGCTTATGCCATATTTTATATTATCGGAACATTTGGAATTCTTTTAGTAGGATTTTAG
- a CDS encoding aminopeptidase P family protein, with the protein MDRVNNILDEMLKEEIPAMLLLQEENIFYMSGFKPSGFSILVLKDEPLLLVSKMDSEEANETSRIPLQEFNSFKDLKNMLNELKLSKLGIEESMKIGFYNKIKNNYNMEVTDLIERSRMIKTSHEINSIKKSISIAEKSFNKLEFKKNEWELAAELEYLMRMNGSQKEAFETIVASGSRSSLPHALPTSNKLEYPLLIDWGAVWDNYSSDCTRTIIETEKQEEVLNICLEAQKEAIKSIKPGISACEIDNIARSVIKDYGYGDNFIHSTGHGVGLQVHEKPSISSREEITLEKNMVITIEPGIYLEGEWGVRIEDIVLIKNKAGKLSKLPPVIND; encoded by the coding sequence ATGGATAGAGTAAATAATATTTTGGATGAGATGCTAAAAGAAGAAATCCCGGCTATGTTGTTACTACAAGAAGAAAACATATTTTATATGAGTGGCTTTAAACCTTCAGGATTTTCAATTTTAGTTCTAAAAGATGAACCTTTGTTACTGGTATCAAAAATGGATAGTGAAGAAGCAAATGAAACTTCCAGGATCCCTTTACAGGAATTCAATTCATTTAAAGATTTGAAAAATATGTTAAATGAGCTTAAATTATCTAAACTGGGAATTGAGGAATCCATGAAAATTGGATTTTATAATAAGATAAAAAATAATTATAATATGGAAGTCACTGATCTAATTGAAAGATCTCGTATGATAAAAACATCACATGAGATCAATTCCATAAAAAAATCCATTTCTATTGCTGAAAAATCATTTAATAAACTAGAATTTAAAAAAAATGAATGGGAACTTGCAGCTGAGCTTGAATATTTAATGAGAATGAATGGTTCTCAAAAAGAAGCATTTGAAACTATAGTTGCAAGTGGATCACGTTCAAGCCTTCCCCATGCCCTTCCTACCTCCAATAAACTGGAATATCCCTTACTTATTGACTGGGGTGCTGTTTGGGATAATTACTCATCTGATTGCACCCGTACCATAATTGAGACTGAAAAACAGGAAGAAGTATTAAATATTTGTCTTGAAGCTCAAAAAGAAGCAATTAAATCAATAAAACCTGGAATATCTGCCTGTGAAATAGATAACATCGCTCGAAGCGTAATCAAGGACTATGGGTATGGAGATAACTTTATTCATTCAACTGGGCATGGTGTAGGTTTGCAAGTTCATGAAAAACCTTCCATATCCTCCCGGGAAGAAATAACTCTGGAAAAAAACATGGTTATTACCATAGAACCGGGAATATATTTAGAGGGTGAATGGGGTGTGAGGATTGAGGATATTGTTTTAATAAAAAACAAAGCAGGTAAATTATCTAAGCTCCCTCCAGTGATAAATGACTAA
- a CDS encoding HIT family protein: MHTSCEYCGREGFYGEKIYESHKWIIYLAPSQRYLGTCVVALKRSCRDLNQLNKDEWIDFGELVILLEKAVSKTLNPTLFNWSCFKNSAFRSKNPKPEVHWHFIPRYEKKVKFDDIDFQDPDFGYIPQPVQRIIPEKTHLKLKNLIQKQLI; the protein is encoded by the coding sequence ATGCATACCTCTTGTGAATATTGTGGGAGGGAGGGGTTTTATGGTGAAAAAATATATGAAAGCCATAAATGGATTATTTACCTGGCCCCTTCTCAGAGATACCTGGGAACATGTGTAGTTGCATTGAAAAGAAGTTGCAGAGATTTAAATCAATTAAATAAAGACGAATGGATTGATTTTGGAGAATTAGTAATCTTGCTGGAAAAAGCAGTTTCAAAAACTCTTAATCCTACTTTATTTAATTGGAGCTGCTTTAAAAATTCTGCTTTTCGGTCTAAAAATCCAAAACCAGAAGTGCATTGGCATTTCATACCCCGATATGAAAAAAAAGTCAAATTCGATGATATAGACTTCCAGGACCCTGATTTTGGTTATATTCCTCAGCCAGTGCAGCGGATAATACCTGAAAAAACACATCTTAAATTGAAAAATTTAATTCAAAAACAACTAATTTAA